Proteins encoded in a region of the Triticum dicoccoides isolate Atlit2015 ecotype Zavitan chromosome 3A, WEW_v2.0, whole genome shotgun sequence genome:
- the LOC119267661 gene encoding proline-rich receptor-like protein kinase PERK1 has protein sequence MSSPPAAPGPASPPGNRTAPPPASAPPATNSTPPSPPAPPPSSPLPPPSTPAATPPSPGATPATPSLPPPTAPGVPAAPSPPSTTPSPPTDRPTPSAQASPPPPTSSALNTATVAGIAVGGLIALLLASLLCFCMFKKKRRHHPHHPPPPPPPHHLHYYGHPPPPPPPPPFKGDQYGWQHNAPPPPPDHVVKMNSHPSTKQPPPPVNVNSSGSGSHFSGGGENRPLQSPFGNALSFSKCTFTYEELAVATNEFADANLLGQGGFGFVHKGVLPDGTEVAVKQLRDGSGQGEREFQAEVEIISRVHHKHLVTLVGYCISEDKRLLVYEFVPNNTLEFHLHGRRGPTMDWPSRLRIALGSAKGLAYLHEDCHPKIIHRDIKASNILLDYRCEAKVADFGLAKLTSDNNTHVSTRVMGTFGYLAPEYASSGKLTEKSDVFSFGVMLLELITGRRPVSSKQAHMDDSLVDWARPLMTQALEDGNHDALVDPHMGIDFNDNEMARMIACAAACVRHSARRRPRMSQVVRALEGDVSLDDLHEGVRPGHSRFMGSHASSEYDTSQYNEDLKKFRKMALGTSSFQSSQLTPSSGEHEQEHQNPSVPSSDGHQQTQEVELGTSTKRDDGDVESQASMR, from the exons ATGTcgtcgccgcccgccgcgccgGGCCCGGCCTCGCCGCCGGGAAACCGCACAGCGCCGCCCCCGGCCTCCGCGCCGCCCGCTACCAACTCGACGCCCCCTTCGCCGCCTGCGCCACCGCCCTCTTCTCCACTCCCACCGCCGTCGACGCCCGCCGCGACGCCCCCGTCGCCGGGTGCCACCCCCGCGACGCCCtccctcccgcctcccacggcgccCGGGGTGCCCGCCGCGCCGTCTCCCCCGTCGACCACGCCTTCTCCGCCGACCGATCGTCCGACGCCGTCCGCCcaggcctcgccgccgccgccgacgagctcagcGCTCAACACGGCCACGGTGGCGGGGATCGCGGTGGGCGGGCTGATCGCGCTGCTGCTCGCCAGCCTGCTCTGCTTCTGCATGTTCAAGAAGAAGAGGCGGCACCACCCGCACCACCCTCCGCCTCCCCCGCCGCCCCACCACCTGCACTACTACgggcacccgccgccgccgccgcccccgccgccgttcAAAG GGGATCAATATGGGTGGCAGCATAATGCCCCTCCGCCACCCCCTGATCATGTTGTGAAGATGAATTCACATCCTTCCACTAAACAGCCGCCGCCTCCGGTCAATGTAAACAGCAGTGGTTCGGGTTCACATTTCTCAGGCGGCGGTGAGAATCGACCCCTGCAATCACCGTTTGGCAACGCCCTCAGCTTCTCGAAATGCACTTTTACTTATGAAGAGTTGGCTGTGGCGACCAATGAATTCGCCGATGCTAATCTTCTCGGGCAAGGTGGCTTTGGATTTGTTCACAAAGGAGTGCTGCCAGATGGCACAGAAGTTGCCGTTAAGCAATTGAGAGATGGAAGTGGGCAGGGAGAGCGTGAGTTCCAGGCAGAGGTTGAGATTATCAGCCGAGTACATCATAAACATCTCGTGACGTTGGTTGGTTATTGCATTTCTGAAGACAAGAGGTTGCTTGTCTATGAGTTTGTTCCCAATAACACATTAGAATTCCATTTACATG GAAGGCGTGGACCAACTATGGACTGGCCTTCAAGACTACGTATTGCTTTGGGTTCTGCGAAGGGATTGGCCTATCTTCACGAAGACT GCCATCCAAAGATCATTCATCGTGACATAAAGGCATCAAATATTCTTCTGGATTACAGATGTGAagctaag GTGGCAGATTTTGGACTTGCAAAGTTAACCTCTGATAAtaacacacatgtttccaccagagTAATGGGCACATTTGG GTACCTTGCACCAGAGTATGCTTCTTCTGGCAAGCTCACTGAGAAATCAGATGTCTTTTCTTTTGGAGTAATGCTTCTTGAATTAATAACTGGACGCCGGCCTGTAAGTTCAAAGCAAGCGCATATGGATGACAGCTTGGTTGACTGG GCAAGGCCTTTGATGACACAAGCACTCGAGGATGGTAATCACGATGCTTTAGTGGATCCCCACATGGGAATCGATTTCAATGATAACGAGATGGCAAGGATGATCGCCTGCGCAGCCGCATGTGTACGCCATTCTGCACGGCGACGCCCACGCATGAGCCAG GTTGTTCGGGCCCTGGAAGGCGACGTGTCGCTGGATGATCTGCACGAAGGCGTCCGGCCTGGCCACAGCCGGTTCATGGGATCGCACGCCAGCTCCGAGTATGACACCAGCCAGTACAACGAGGACCTGAAGAAGTTCAGGAAGATGGCGCTCGGCACCAGCAGCTTCCAGAGCAGCCAGCTAACACCGTCCAGCGGCGAGCACGAGCAGGAGCACCAGAACCCGTCCGTCCCGAGCAGCGACGGCCATCAGCAGACGCAGGAGGTGGAGTTGGGGACTAGTACGAAGCGAGACGACGGCGACGTCGAGAGCCAGGCTTCCATGAGATGA
- the LOC119267662 gene encoding ras-related protein Rab7 gives MASRRRMLLKVIILGDSGVGKTSLMNQYVNNKFSNQYKATIGADFLTKEVKIDDRLFTLQIWDTAGQERFQSLGVAFYRGADCCVLVYDVNVTKSFEKLNNWREEFLIQASPSDPENFPFVLLGNKIDVDGGNSRTVSEKKAKAWCASKGNIPYFETSAKEGFNVEAAFECIARNAIKNEPEEDIYLPDTIDMGGAGRQQRSSGCEC, from the exons ATGGCGTCGCGCAGGCGAATGCTCCTCAAGGTCATCATCCTCGGCGACAGCGG GGTCGGGAAGACGTCGCTGATGAACCA GTACGTCAACAACAAGTTCAGCAACCAGTACAAGGCCACCATCGGCGCCGATTTCCTCACCAAGGAGGTCAAGATCGACGACCGCCTCTTCACTCTACAG ATATGGGACACGGCTGGACAGGAACGTTTTCAGAGTCTCGGTGTGGCGTTTTACCGGGGAGCTGACTGTTGTGTTCTTGTATATGATGTCAATGTTACCAAGTCGTTTGAAAAACTCAACAACTGGCGTGAGGAATTTCTAATTCAA GCTAGCCCATCAGATCCAGAGAATTTCCCTTTTGTTTTACTTGGAAACAAGATTGATGTTGATGGTGGTAACAGCAGGACT GTTTCTGAGAAAAAGGCTAAAGCTTGGTGTGCTTCCAAGGGAAACATCCCTTATTTTGAGACGTCTGCTAAAGAAGGCTTCAATGTGGAAGCAGCTTTCGAGTGTATAGCAAGGAATGCTATCAAGAATGAACCTGAAGAAGATAT ATATCTCCCTGATACAATCGACATGGGCGGTGCTGGAAGGCAACAACGCTCGTCAGGCTGTGAATGCTAG